In Castanea sativa cultivar Marrone di Chiusa Pesio chromosome 6, ASM4071231v1, a single window of DNA contains:
- the LOC142639561 gene encoding uncharacterized protein LOC142639561: MRPENGNTAQHRCDLEAYESWVKKDHCARFTMLSSMHNDLIGEFENYPNAQEIIAKHLRTMSALIHDLKAAGNNLSDEQQLVLTHSENIKTFADISRHLELEAECIRAHQNTLLVSQSGQQKAFRPKRKRQGRNAKGASNLGPKEGKIAKRQKGKRAKKDKAKIKCYNCGKKGHFARECTEPKNVSFLNNSAITYFCTHVFVAHTIPGWIVDSGATKHIARDRVGCVDYKKIPTGTQNVILGNGTQEEVIGVGTYQLKLRLGRTLHLHDVLHAPGVQYYFSFSFIAHNDDVSDSVMWHARLGHIGKDRLARLAREGLLGSITNFQELCEEKGIRRQLTIPDTPQQNGVAKRRNRTLLEIVRSMMAQANLPISFWGDALLTAAYILNRVPSKSVPTTPGAKSNLENLQPWGCVGFVHSTSHKYRKLGPRASKKIFIRYS, translated from the exons ATGCGACCTGAAAATGGGAATACTGCCCAACATCGCTGTGACTTAGAGGCCTATGAGTCTTGGGTTAAGAAAGATCATTGTGCACGCTTCACTATGTTGAGTAGCATGCACAATGATCTTATTGGGGAGTTTGAGAACTACCCAAATGCCCAAGAGAT CATAGCTAAACATCTAAGAACAATGTCAGCATTGATCCATGACCTAAAGGCTGCTGGCAATAATCTCTCTGATGAACAACAA CTTGTTTTGACACATAGTGAGAATATCAAGACTTTTGCTGATATTTCTCGTCATCTCGAGCTTGAGGCAGAGTGCATTAGGGCGCACCAAAACACCCTCCTTGTCTCCCAATCTGGGCAGCAGAAGGCATTCAGGCCTAAACGCAAAAGACAAGGGAGGAATGCCAAAGGAGCTAGTAACCTTGGGCCTAAAGAAGGCAAGATAGCAAAACGCCAAAAGGGCAAGCGTGCTAAGAAGGACAAGGCAAAGATCAAGTGTTACAACTGTGGTAAGAAGGGTCACTTCGCTCGTGAGTGCACTGAGCCGAAGAATGTATCCTTTCTTAACAACTCTGCTATTACTTATTTTTGTACACATGTTTTTGTTGCTCATACTATTCCTGGGTGGATTGTAGATTCAGGAGCAACCAAACATATAGCCAGAGATAGAGTTGGGTGTGTGGATTACAAAAAGATACCAACAGGCACACAGAACGTTATTTTGGGTAACGGAACTCAAGAAGAAGTCATTGGAGTTGGAACCTACCAGCTCAAATTGCGTCTGGGACGTACATTACATCTTCATGATGTACTTCATGCACCTGGTGTCCAAT attatttctctttttcttttattgctcATAATGATGATGTTTCTGATTCAGTAATGTGGCATGCTAGACTTGGACACATAGGAAAAGATAGATTGGCTAGACTAGCTAGAGAAGGCCTATTAGGGTCTATCACTAAT TTTCAGGAACTGTGTGAGGAAAAAGGGATACGCAGGCAATTGACGATTCCTGACACTCCACAACAAAACGGTGTTGCAAAGAGAAGGAATCGTACTTTATTAGAGATAGTTAGATCGATGATGGCGCAAGCTAACCTTCCAATTTCGTTTTGGGGGGATGCATTGTTGACTGCTGCCTACATCCTTAACCGTGTGCCTTCTAAGTCAGTTCCCACAACACCTGGTGCAAAATCCAATTTGGAAAACTTGCAGCCTTGGGGCTGTGTAGGTTTTGTTCACAGTACTTCCCACAAGTATAGGAAATTGGGCCCTAGAGCAAGTAAGAAAATCTTTATAAGATATTCATAA